A genomic window from Megalobrama amblycephala isolate DHTTF-2021 linkage group LG2, ASM1881202v1, whole genome shotgun sequence includes:
- the LOC125262875 gene encoding SOSS complex subunit C isoform X2 — MAANPPGQGFQNKNRVAILAELDKEKRRLIQSQSMNNPGARPAVNKEFRDQAEQQHIAAQQKAALQHAHAHSSGFFITQDSSFGNLILPVLPRLDPE; from the exons ATGGCCGCAAACCCGCCCGGACAAG gatttcaaaacaaaaacagggtTGCTATTCTAGCTGAGCTGGATAAGGAGAAGAGACGCCTGATTCAGAGTCAGTCGATGAATAATCCAGGAGCCAG ACCAGCAGTAAATAAAGAGTTCAGGGATCAGGCTGAACAGCAGCACATTGCAGCACAGCagaaagcagctttacag CACGCACATGCACATTCATCCGGCTTCTTCATCACTCAGGATTCATCCTTTGGTAACCTTATACTGCCTGTTTTACCAAGACTTGACCCGGAGTAA
- the LOC125262875 gene encoding SOSS complex subunit C isoform X1 gives MAANPPGQGFQNKNRVAILAELDKEKRRLIQSQSMNNPGASIPLSRPAVNKEFRDQAEQQHIAAQQKAALQHAHAHSSGFFITQDSSFGNLILPVLPRLDPE, from the exons ATGGCCGCAAACCCGCCCGGACAAG gatttcaaaacaaaaacagggtTGCTATTCTAGCTGAGCTGGATAAGGAGAAGAGACGCCTGATTCAGAGTCAGTCGATGAATAATCCAGGAGCCAG CATTCCACTCTCTAGACCAGCAGTAAATAAAGAGTTCAGGGATCAGGCTGAACAGCAGCACATTGCAGCACAGCagaaagcagctttacag CACGCACATGCACATTCATCCGGCTTCTTCATCACTCAGGATTCATCCTTTGGTAACCTTATACTGCCTGTTTTACCAAGACTTGACCCGGAGTAA